The following are encoded together in the Bactrocera neohumeralis isolate Rockhampton chromosome 6, APGP_CSIRO_Bneo_wtdbg2-racon-allhic-juicebox.fasta_v2, whole genome shotgun sequence genome:
- the LOC126763766 gene encoding uncharacterized protein LOC126763766 — protein sequence MRFLTFSAVLILCSACVTAATLNVVSEDNTPSAPLPINGAAVDEVLVESSLYIKPKTNLRPQVRRVRSIPFAMPLNSASLLEHVRVKRMPQSGQSQATAAADSNSFNFGPFGANSAAANAGSQAFNAFGPNGAFGASSAGTLTQASQFGPFGPQNSAGASMSQVYRLPNGQVINFASTNSFANGPNGNNANSRGSSVSVSQR from the exons ATGCGTTTCCTAACTTTTTCGGCTGTCTTAATACTCTGCTCAGCATGCGTTACTGCGGCTACTTTAAATGTTGTCAGCGAGGATAATACACCCAGTGCGCCATTAC CGATCAATGGCGCTGCTGTCGACGAAGTCTTAGTGGAGTCTTCACTCTATATCAAGCCAAAGACGAATTTGCGGCCACAAGTGCGACGTGTGCGCAGCATACCCTTCGCAATGCCCTTGAACAGCGCGTCTTTGCTGGAGCATGTGCGTGTTAAACGTATGCCACAATCGGGGCAATCACAGGCGACTGCTGCGGCTGATTccaatagttttaattttggaCCGTTTGGCGCTAACTCAGCGGCCGCCAATGCTGGTTCGCAAGCCTTCAACGCATTCGGTCCGAACGGCGCGTTCGGTGCCTCCTCAGCGGGTACATTGACACAAGCTTCGCAATTTGGTCCTTTTGGACCGCAAAACTCTGCCGGCGCTTCAATGAGCCAAGTTTATAGGCTGCCCAATGGACAGGTGATCAACTTTGCTAGCACAAATAGCTTTGCTAATGGTCCCAACGGCAATAATGCCAACAGCCGTGGATCATCGGTGTCTGTCAGTCAACGTTAG